The DNA segment AACAGCTGATGGATCTGGGCCTGTGCGTGACGGTAAATTCCGACGACCCGGCCTACTTCGGCGGCTACCTGGCCGAAAATTTCGCAGCGGTGGAGTCAGCCCTGGGGCTAACGCCAGAACAACTGGTGCAATTGGCCAAAAATTCCTTCAAAGCATCATTTTTGAGCCCAGCCGAGTAGCAGCCCTACTTACAGGAACTAGTGATCTACAATTGAAACTGCCTAATCCCGATCAGACTGTTATTTCTGCGGATAAGTTGGAGGGCTATTCGCTTAATCCTAACCATTCTGAAGGCCGTCATAAAGCTGTAGTCTTCCAATCAGCTTTAGGGCTCAATTTAGAGAATGTCAGGGAACTACGAGCGGCTTTAATTCAAGCTATCAAAACTCAAGAGGCGATATCAACTAAACGAAACGCCTATGGACAAAAGTACCAGATTGAGTTTGAAATGACTCGCAATGGCAAAACTGCTCTGGTCAGAAGCATTTGGATTGTTAGACACGATGAGAACTTCCCCCGGCTTGTAACCTGTTACATTCCCTAAGCTAAAGGCAAATATCTATGAAACTTTTGGACGTAGTGGCTCTTACCCAAAACTTACCAGATCTTGATCTGTACAAAGGCCAGGTTGGTACCATTATTGAGGTGTATGAACCGACTATATTTGAAGTCGAATTTGTAGATCTCAGCGGCAAAACCTATGCAGTTGAAACACTCAACGCCAATCAATTGATGCAGCTTTACTACGCGCCTTTGCCACAAACAGCATAGTGATTAGAGGGATTGGGGGAAGGGGAAGTATCCGCCAACTCTGACAGTTCCGCAGATGCGATCGCTGTGCAAAGAGCCGGCCATCACCTTCAATGAATTGCCCGATAAGTTTGGGCCAAGCAAATTACCCAGTAAAATTTGTGCTGTCTGCCCAAGGCACGACTCTGGTAATTGTTGCCGCAAGAATTGCCATCTCAACGCAGCGTACGGTCAAAATCAAAATTGACGAATGGCCCAAAATTGCAGGACGCTGAGAATGCTGTCTAAACTCAACACCGACAGCACGCTACCGGCGCTGCCAACGCTCAAAATGCTGCCCGCACTGCCAATGCTCAAGATACTCCCCGCGCTGCCGACGCTGAGAATGCTGCCGGTGCTGCCAATGCTGAGAATGCTGCCCGCGCTGCCCAGACTCAGCAGGCTAAAGTAGCTGCCTCGACTCAAAATAGCGCGAAGCCGTGGGGCAACGGCGCGACCATTAGCAAGGGTGGAAGGGGTTTGCTGTCGTTCAACCATGCGGCGATAACCTGCTCAAGCTTGGGTGTGGAAAGCGGCTTCTCACAAAACCAAATGATCAAATAGTTTAGCTGTCCTCAATGCGTCCAGCCTTGACGGTCAAAATCTGCGATGAGGTCATCCACTGGCTGCCAAAAGCACCGAGGTGCGTGGTAGTGATGATGGTTTGAAAGCGGTCTTGAATCGCCTCCAGTAATTGGTTTTGGCGGTTTAAGTCTAACTCAGCCAGCACGTCGTCGAGCAATAGCAGGGGCGGTTCGCCGATCACCTCATCGATCAGGTGCAGCTCCGCCAGCTTGAGGGCCAGCACCAGGGTACGCTGCTGTCCCTGGGAGCCGTACTGGCGGCTGGGGGTGTTGTTGATGGCAAACTCGATGTCGTCGCGGTGGGGGCCAACCAGGCTGGTGCGCTGGTGCTGCTCGGCCACAGCCCGCAGTTTAATCTTCTCCAAAAAGCTGGCCTGAATTACCTGGGGGTCATCCTCGGCCATGGGCACGTTGGGCTGGTAATGAATTTGCAGGTCTTCGCGCTGGCCACTGATCGCCTGGTGCCACTGGTGGGCGATCGGGGCCAGTCGGGCGATCGCCCTGGCTCGCCGCCGAATCACCCGCGTGCCCAGGGCCGCCAGCTGGGCATCCCACAGGGCAAACTCGGTGGCATCTACAGATGGCCCAGTTTCCCCCTCGTCGTCACCGTAGGATTGCTTGATCAGGGCGTTGCGCTGCTTCAGCACCTGGTTGTACTGACCGAGAATGTGGGCATAGACCGGCTCTAGCTGAACCAGCAGCGTGTCGAGCCAGGTGCGTCGCTCCCCCGGCCCGCCCCGCACCAGGTCGAGATCCAAACTGGAGAACTGCACCGCGTTGAGAGCACCCAAAAAATCGAGCTGTCGCCGCAGCTTTTCACCGTTGAGAATGGCCGTGCGCCGCCCCGCCTGCCGCAGCACCAGGGAGAGATCGGCCACGCCTAAATCCCTGCGGACAGAGGCGCTGATTTGAGCGACGGGCTGGTCTTGCTGCACGAGGTCGCGATCGCGCCCCGTCCGATGCGACTTCAGCGTTGCCAGCAGTTCCACCGCCTCCAGCAAGTTCGACTTGCCCTGGGCATTTTCCCCCACCAAAATCGTCTTGGGAGCCGCAAAGTCAATCTGCTGCTCGCCATAGTTGCGAAAGTGCCTGAGCGATAGGTGCGTGAGGTACAAAGGTTAAGGCCGAGGCTTGACTTGGTTTAGGATACAGGACGGCAGGAAATAATATCAGGCTCAGCCTCTTGACGGGCGCAAACAGGTGAGCTACTTTTTATACAAGCTCGGTTGAGCAAAGCTGTGTCTAGTGCTCTAACTAGGTCTACATAGAGATCGCAGGAATG comes from the Nodosilinea sp. PGN35 genome and includes:
- a CDS encoding DUF6883 domain-containing protein, encoding MKLPNPDQTVISADKLEGYSLNPNHSEGRHKAVVFQSALGLNLENVRELRAALIQAIKTQEAISTKRNAYGQKYQIEFEMTRNGKTALVRSIWIVRHDENFPRLVTCYIP
- a CDS encoding DUF4926 domain-containing protein → MKLLDVVALTQNLPDLDLYKGQVGTIIEVYEPTIFEVEFVDLSGKTYAVETLNANQLMQLYYAPLPQTA
- the recF gene encoding DNA replication/repair protein RecF, whose product is MYLTHLSLRHFRNYGEQQIDFAAPKTILVGENAQGKSNLLEAVELLATLKSHRTGRDRDLVQQDQPVAQISASVRRDLGVADLSLVLRQAGRRTAILNGEKLRRQLDFLGALNAVQFSSLDLDLVRGGPGERRTWLDTLLVQLEPVYAHILGQYNQVLKQRNALIKQSYGDDEGETGPSVDATEFALWDAQLAALGTRVIRRRARAIARLAPIAHQWHQAISGQREDLQIHYQPNVPMAEDDPQVIQASFLEKIKLRAVAEQHQRTSLVGPHRDDIEFAINNTPSRQYGSQGQQRTLVLALKLAELHLIDEVIGEPPLLLLDDVLAELDLNRQNQLLEAIQDRFQTIITTTHLGAFGSQWMTSSQILTVKAGRIEDS